In Helianthus annuus cultivar XRQ/B chromosome 9, HanXRQr2.0-SUNRISE, whole genome shotgun sequence, the following are encoded in one genomic region:
- the LOC110876107 gene encoding uncharacterized protein LOC110876107: MGYAGDFSQKKEIKRGGLTRDWRFIVHVIAMSLAHRKGGYDGLNLEWSAAMLNLCLNQKFNFTGLIFNYMLDIVRGPTWVMYPRFVQLLINDQYKDAPNDGNLYKFHVPTSRQFTEIKTNEWVLLHDWMYRAKRLPIVKEAYRKYKEAVREKQQRAAQAQAEAAAKEERSKGKRKEKQAAEVEPPKKKRAPESTERFMGASIRAAESEEHRQHIRDTKEIHALQEKEKREKKLKRKEISASERPETVTEEVQSLNDFVDAMIVNPDEASASKGPSKVSPVKPTRVSKPPVPPQRVRPFQELYDKLIKDTGPLVAKEICLLKNQVNDTNFLREKIKDQRKKNKEMNAYMAKQCKFIRFQQAGLEKMYRMMRNMCEQMKVKPMFSFEEIFDFEAFMEEETARKEKEAEAKKKRLESVERVTEGNESDEEEVDRDDMPAKFLE; encoded by the coding sequence ATGGGTTACGCAGGGGATTTCAGTCAGAAGAAAGAAATAAAGAGAGGAGGCCTCACAAGAGACTGGAGGTTCATTGTTCATGTCATTGCTATGAGTTTGGCACACCGAAAGGGCGGCTATGATGGACTGAACTTGGAATGGTCGGCAGCCATGCTGAATCTATGCTTAAACCAGAAATTTAATTTCACTGGTTTAATTTTCAACTATATGCTTGACATTGTACGAGGACCAACTTGGGTGATGTATCCAAGATTCGTTCAGTTGCTGATCAATGACCAGTACAAAGATGCACCAAACGATGGAAACCTCTACAAATTTCACGTCCCTACAAGCCGTCAATTCACTGAAATAAAGACTAATGAATGGGTGTTGTTGCACGATTGGATGTACCGAGCTAAGAGATTGCCAATAGTAAAGGAAGCATATAGAAAGTACAAGGAAGCTGTTCGAGAAAAACAACAACGAGCTGCTCAAGCTCAGGCTGAGGCAGCTGCAAAAGAAGAGCGCTCtaaaggaaaaaggaaagaaaagcAGGCGGCTGAAGTCGAACCACCGAAAAAGAAAAGGGCACCGGAAAGCACTGAAAGATTTATGGGTGCAAGCATAAGGGCGGCCGAGTCAGAAGAACACCGCCAGCATATCAGAGATACGAAAGAAATTCACGCCTTGCAAGAAAAGGAGAAGAGAGAAAAGAAGTTAAAGCGAAAAGAGATATCAGCCTCAGAAAGACCAGAGACTGTGACCGAGGAAGTTCAATCGTTGAATGATTTCGTAGATGCAATGATTGTTAACCCCGATGAAGCCTCAGCAAGCAAGGGCCCCTCCAAAGTGTCTCCTGTGAAGCCAACGAGGGTTTCAAAGCCTCCAGTACCTCCAcaaagggttcgtccctttcaaGAACTCTACGACAAACTGATCAAAGATACCGGTCCCTTAGTTGCCAAAGAAATCTGTCTGCTGAAGAATCAAGTAAACGACACGAACTTTCTGAGGGAAAAGATCAAGGATCAGCggaagaaaaacaaagaaatgaATGCCTACATGGCTAAGCAATGCAAGTTCATCAGATTCCAGCAAGCGGGGTTGGAGAAAATGTACAGAATGATGAGAAACATGTGTGAGCAAATGAAAGTGAAGCCCATGTTCTCCTTTGAAGAAATTTTCGACTTTGAGGCATTCATGGAAGAAGAAACTGCTCGAAAGGAAAAGGAGGCTGAGGCTAAGAAAAAGCGTTTGGAATCGGTCGAAAGGGTAACTGAGGGAAATGAAAGTGATGAAGAGGAAGTGGATCGAGATGATATGCCGGCCAAATTTCTCGAATAG